From the Eschrichtius robustus isolate mEscRob2 chromosome 3, mEscRob2.pri, whole genome shotgun sequence genome, the window GGAGCATGGGGTCAGAGGCTGGCCAGGTACCACAGCTAACTTCCAGGTCCTCTGGGCTTAAAGGGCCATAAAGAAGAGGGAGCCAACCTGAGACCTACCTGGCGTCAGTAGTTTTTAAATCCTCTCTCCTTGGGAGCCTTAGCACTGAGGCCAGCTACCCCCAGGAAAACTGGGATCATTCTACCAGAAAAATCCAGAGCTGAGAGCGCAGCCAGCAGTCACCTCTTCATCTCCTGACTCACTGCCAGGCCTCAGGGTTGAGAAAGCAGTAACTTGTCTGGCCAGTCAGAGCCCCTGTCCCCTGATGCTGCAGCAAGGCCCTGGACAGATGAGAGGGCGCATGTGCTGCCCCAGGGGCCTATGCCCAGCCTGCACCCCTATGTCCAATGCTGAGTACAAATTCTGAGGCTTCGGGGGCCCCTCCACAATACCATATGGTGTTGAAAAAACGCAAAAAGCATACAGTTGAGAGGGCCCGTGCCCCAAGAACTCCCTCGATCCCGACCTGCATCCCAAACAGTAGCCAACGACACCAAGAGTTTGATATGATTTTTTTATtaacataatatatttaataaaaaataatatccaCTCTGGCTCTCTCCTCCATTGCAAGGGGAAGAGTGGTGAGGAGGGGCTGGCACTGCCCACCCCAGGCATCCGGACAAGCCCTGCCTCCAGGGCTCCCCTCTACCCCCTGCTTTCCAACAGGCTCTGACCTCCAGACAGACGGTTCAAAGTTACAAGTGCTTTAGGCCCTCCCTTGAGCTCCCCCAAGCCCCATCCCTTGTGCAGAATTCAGGGGCCACCTGGACATACCCCTTGCCTTTTCTCATTCTTGGGATCCTCCGTTCATGTCAGAAAGAGGATCTGGGAGCAGACAGTAAAGTCTCTACTGgccagggggaagggaggaaagggacaGTGATGGGGGACAGGGCCGAGAAGAGGGATGTCGATGAGGTGCCCTCACTGCAACCGGTCACTGCGGAACGAGTCCTCCACAGCAGGGTCAGGCAGCAGGGCACAGGGGTCGCTCAGCATGTTGAGCCCCTCCAGGCCCAGCGGCTCCATGCgcagctcctcctccagccccagccccagctccagcCCAGCTGCTGACACCTCAAAACCAGGCACTCCAGCCAAGGCCGCTGAAATCTCCTTAGAGAAACCGGGCGAAGGGTCTCCTGTGTGGGCAGAAGAGACGAGTGAGGACCCCATGCCTTGCGAACTCTTCCAAGACCCCCTCAGTCTCCTGCTGCGCCACCAAATGTACCACGCCCTCCTTCCATCCCCCATCACTACCCACACCTCTTACCTGTGAGGATGATGTTAGGCCCTGAGCCATGGCGGGAACAGTGGGTTAAGTTCTGGTGGTTGAGGGCATGGGGGTCCTGGGGACCACTCACTGGCCCCTCACCCCCTAAAAATCCAGGCCCTTCAGAAAAGCCAGGAGGATCCAGCGCCAGGCTGGCTGATGGGTTCTCCATGCTGAACTGCTCCAGCTATGGGCACACAGACAGGCCTTGAGAAAGCGGGCTTCAGAACAGGGTGGTCCTGCCTGCCTTTGCCTAGCTCTGCTAACACATCCTCTTTGCCCAGTAATCTTCATACacctccccctaccccaccccgcTTCCCACCTCCACCATGGGAACAAAAGCAGAGACAGCGGGAGATGGCCACAAGCACAGCGAGAGAAGTGAGCACGGGGCCCAAAGTAGGTGTGGGCACCGTACCTACTGGGACAGAGCATGCGCGTGCCAGGAAGACAACGGGTCAAAGCAGTAGTCATCAAAGAGCAAGCTGCGCGGAGGTagctgggggagaggggcaggagtCGGGGTCAAATGCAGGAAGAGAGGAGCCCCAAGCTGGCGGTACTGTGTTACCTGGGGGCAAGTAAGAAGGCTCTCCCCCACCTAGATCTCCCAGTTCAAAATGCCCCCCTCGATACCACTCAGGCTCTTTTGgcccactcccagcccctcccctgcttCTGAGCTAGGGACCCGGGTACTCACGTTCCCCAGGCTGAAGTCACTCATCGGCCGGTGGTAAGACTGTTGCCCATGCCCACTGGGGCTGGGTGGGTACAGTGTCCCATAGTGCAGCTGCCTGCCTGGGGGCTGCCCACCGGAGGGCTGCACTGAGCAGGCCTGAGAGGGCAGCCCCGGCTGCTGCAGAGGCTTTGGGGTGGGTGGCTGGGTGGGCAGAACCAAACTTGGGGGGCTGTACGGGTATGGAGGCAGCCGCTGGTCACTGGGCAGCTTACTGGTGTCCAGGGCGACGCCCTGAAGAAAAGCGAGGAGAAAGGGGGAAGCTTACCCCTCAATGTGCCCCCTGAGAGGAGCTCTTTGTCAGCGCTTCCCACCCTTTTAAGCTgcgaccattgtcaacacaaacCCAAAACCGTTCCATTGGGCATCGCTGGGGTACAACTACTCTCAAAAATGCATCTCAGGATGAAAGTGACTGAGAGCGGTTAACACAAGGATAATTTTGAATCCACTCCAGGAGTTAACTATTCCTAAACCTTGGTACTTTAACTACTGCTAGTAATCAACTACTTGTGACACACCTCACAAGTGACTGATCACACAACAGTGACCTTGAGAATGGCTGTTCTAAAGCCTTGAAGAGGCCAGAGGGACtgtgagaggaaggagggaaaaaggagggaaggagggatgttAGGCTTACTCCAAGTTCCCAGAGAGCAGAGCCCTTGCTGGCCTGACCTTAGTCTTTCCTACAGAAAAGGGGACCTGCATAAAGATGGAACATAGAACACACATTCCAGGGAGGAacaacagagaaagaaagggaaagtagggcagaggagaggggaagaagaGCATTAGGGTGAAAGAAGGGGAGCAGACAGAACAGAAAAAGGGAGAagtatggggagggagggaagagctaAGAATGTTAACATTGAGGAAAAAAccctaaacaaaaatttttagtaATGGTCCCAACTCTTCCCTAACATGCTGTGTAAACTTGGAAAAGTCACTTTCCGTCTGGGCCCCagcctcctcatctgtaagatgaaggGACTGGGCTCCATCCTCTGACAGTCTCTGACTCTATGAAATCTATCAAAGAAGGAGAGGAGATGGGAGAGGGGATGGGACAGGATGGAGGCAggagaaaaaagacagacaagGAAAGAAGGAtaggaacaaaaaagagagaaaagggaaaggacaAGCTATCACTTGTCGAGCGTGCACCTGGGCTAAGCATGGTGCTGCGTACTTTCCGTATGTGATTTCCTTTGATCCTTACATTGCTGTCctggttttatagatgaggatgctgaggctcaaagaagttaaataactgtCCAAGGAGACTGCTAGTAAGAGGTGGGGCCAGGATTTGACATCAGAAAACTTAACCCCAGGTTTTGCATTCTTAAGCCAAGAGGAAACAAGGTGGATAAGAgtggggcaggcagaggacaGAGGAATGGAAGGGGATGGATGACACCAGGAATACAGGAGTTAAGAAGAAGAGGTATTTGAGGAAAgcagggtgggggggagagaacttggcaggagaaggaagggaagggagacagACATGTAGGGAAGGGAGCCACGCATACCTGAGTGATGGAAGACAAGGTGGGTGACATTGTTGGCGAAAACTGTTTGGGCAGTTGCTGTTGGGACCTTCTGGCGTCGGCTGGGCCCACGGGCAAACTCAGGGGACTGAGGGGCACACGGCGGTGGCGGGGGGAAGCCCCAGGGGTAGAAGCTGGGTAAGGGGGGGCACCCAGCACCGGAGATGaagcagaagaggaggaagaggaggaggagagggccgGGGCGCTGAGTGAGGGGTGACCCAGGGAGGTGGTGGGCAGTGCATGGCGGGCCAAGGAGGAGGCAGGCAGTGAGGGGTGACTGTGGGAGCCCTGGAGCTGGGGCTGAGGACTGCTCAGGGAAGCCTGGAGGTTGGGATTGCTTAGGGAAGACTGCAAGGATGGGTGGCTGAGAGGTGAATGAAGTCCTGTAGGCACAGACAAAAAACCAGAGATGCCAACATTACTGATGGGAACTGGGCTTCTTTCTGCCCAGAACGGGTAGCAGTGGCCAGACTATGGAAGTGGCAACACAATGTCCTCCCTACTCTGTCCCTGACAGTCAGGATGGCATTGCCCGCTTGGGGGTTGCTCTCTATCTTCTTTCTGGGAAAAGCCACACCTACCAGTTCTCACTGGCAGAAAACTGCTGTGAGGGAATCCTGGGGTACACAGGTGAAGGGCTGGTGTGGGCAGTCACAGGAGAATCCCAAGGTGCTCCAGCCTCCCACCCCTTTGTCCCTCCAGCTAGGCAGCACCCCAGGGACACACAGCCAAGACAGCCACTCACCTGGTGCATCATAGCctgggcccaggcccaggcccccgCTGATGCCCAGGTGGGTCATGGTGTGGGTCAAATTGGAGGTACTGTTGCCCCCACTCAGGCTGGGGTAGACTGTCTCCTCTGGGTCCAGGGGGGTGGGCAGCGGTGGGGGAAAGTGCAGGTTGGTGAGGTCAGGTAGGGAGCCTCCCGTGTTCATGGCAGGTGGGAGGACAGGCACAGTGGCAGGCTGGTCAGGAGATGGAAAGAtgctggggaaggagaggaaaagatgtAAATGGGGGTAGGGGGCAGTGGTCAGGGAAGAGCAGAGATCAGCCTTCCACATTTCCCTTTGCTTCCCTCCTCCACCCGCTCAGCCGACCTCAGAGAGATACGTACTTAATTCCAGGGACTTCACAGGACCGAGGTCGGGAGGAGGATGAGGACAgctgaggagagaaggaagaaggtggCAAATGAGGACAGAGCTCAGTGGAGGACCCTGAAGACCCACCCCATGGAAAGAAGAGGGGCAGTGGGCCACGCCTACCTTCTTAGCATCCCATGGTTTCAGCAAATGCTTGTCATCTGGCAAGTTCTCCTCAATAGCAGGGACTTGAAAGAGAAAGACTGGTGACGAGAGGGTTGAAGAAGGAGGCAGGACAGGAAGCAGACGCAGGTGGAAGGGCTCCCACTCCCTGGCCCTGAACAAAGCTCCCAACACCAGCCCAGAGATTCTCTGGCATTCAGTACCCGCACGTACCAAATGTGGTGAGGAACACATACCTTTGGAGTCCATTTCGCCATCCAGAAAACCTGCAAAGGATATGGTGGAGCTGGCTGCAGTGCCCACTTGCCTACCTGCTTCAAACAAAAGCTCCACGGCTACTCCCTCCCCTGGGACATGGCCACTTACCTCCACGGCGGCTGGGCAGGACGCTGGGGGGTGCAGGGCCTGGATAAGTGTCCTGAGGGCTGGGGTTCATCACACTTGTGTGAAGGGCAGAGTCAGAGCTTGTCCTGTGAGGGGAAAAGAGATGAGCTGGCACCTGTGACAGTCTTCCTGGTCCTCATGCCCTGCTCAGTAGAGGAAAACACTAGCTGGGCTGGGacagggtggggtgagggagcagGGCCCCAGAAACTACAGATAAGAAGAGATGTGGCCTAAAGAAGGCAAGGGCCATCACCTGTTAAGTGCAGATGGTAGTCGAAACAACTGCCCCTTCTCTGCAGGGAAATTGCCCCAGGGCATTGTCCTGGGATGGAAAAACAAAGTGATGAGGAGGAAGGCTAGCAATGGACCAGAGGGCAGGCATGCGGGTTGGAAAGTGTGGGGCAGCCAAGAGGGCTGGGCACCCAGGATCATCATGCCTCTTTCTTTCCGGTTCTGCTGATATCTGTGATCCGTGAACCCTCTCCCCAAACAACCTAGGAGATCTGGAAATAACTCCTCTCTGCCAGGACAAGCTGAATAGGAATCTTGGAGCCCAGCAACTGTGCTGGGTATGAGTCTTAGGGATGAGATGGACAGGGGAAGAGTTCAGAAACCTGAATGCCAGAACACTGCACCTGGCACCCACTCTTGACAGGAGGCAGCCGTTTTCACCTGCCACCctaccattctcccctcccccccacacacaccccagctGCCATTAGTCCTGCTCTGGCTGGACTGGGAGGCTTGGCCACACGTGTCAACATGGCCCCGACTGGACTCTGACCCACCCACtccacctgcccccacccctcccagccctgccgtTATGGGAGGAGGTACTGCTGAAAGCCTGGCCCAGCGGGCCCAGACCCAACCCCAGCTCCCGCCAGAGACAAGTCAGAGAGTGGGCAGGAGATCCTGCCCGCCCTGGACACTGACCTCCGCCAGCTGGACTCCGGGGGAGGAGATAAGTAGGCAGGACTATAGGGAGAGCTGTCAACGTGAAGAGCACCAGTTAAGGGAAAAAGTGAGGAGGGGGTGGATGCGAGAGAGACcagatgagagaaaaataacGGAAGGCAGCAGGTGAGTTGTTTCAAGAAACAAACACCTTTCTCCTCCTCTATGAGGGGCAACAGTAGGGGCaaagaatggaagagaaaaagggaatcaGGCCTAGAGAAGCTGGAAAATAGAGGCGAATATCTAGGCAGGGCTTGGGGCAGACAGGTCTgtggaggtctctgagactgaaAGCTAAGAACAGAAATGTGAGCAGGAGGGAAGCAAAATCCCTGTAGCATGAGACATATCAGGGAGCCCTGCCTCTAGCAGCCAAGAGCAAGCTGAAGTGAGGATGGTCAGTGCCAGCCAGAGCTGGAGGACACAGTCTCAGGAGGGGCAGCTCCCTGTCACAGGAGCCAGTGCTGAAACACGCGCCAAATGTCACTTTTCAGGGAACCTGGGTAAAGGAGAGCTCCCGCAGGATGGCACTGGACAACACTTCAGGTCCCTTTTCCTACCATGAGCTCCTGAGGAACCCCACCCCACTGCCCTCCAGACTCCGCAGCCCCTCAGTGAAGGATATGTGGCGGGGGTAGCGGCGAAGTGGGGACACCATTCTTCGGGGATCTCGCTGCACCCGTTCCACCAGCCCGTGGTGCCGAGTGCTCCGGGATGAATCCAAAGGGGAGTGGAGGGGGCTCTGCCAAAAGAGACAGGCAAGTCAACAGAGGGAGCTGCATGAGAGCCTGCGCTCCCCCAACTGGTGTCCACTCACCTGGAACTCAGCCAGGCCACAGCCAATCTGGTTCACGTTGGGCAGAGAGCCACCATAATGGGAGCTCCTTGTGTATGCCAGTCGCAGTTTTTGGGCCTGTAACTGAGACATGTAGGACAAATGGGAATGTCAGGGAGGGTCCTGAGCACTGTTCCTGTGGCCACCCTTGCCATCCCTGTCTCCAGGACATGCTACTATTGCTGCTGCTTTTAAGAGATCTGCCAGAAGAAAAGCCAGTACTGGGGAGAAGGTCCACTGAGACCTGGTGCAAACAATCTGCCCTAGCTCTTCCTCAGGCTGCCCCCATCAATGCTATCACTAATGCCTGGCATCACCCTGCCAGGTGGAGCCTGATACTCTGCTCAGGGCCTGTCCTAGTCGGCATCAGTCTAAACAGAGTCCCTGAGGGGTTGCCAGGAGCCCCTAGGCTAGTCACATGGGTTAACTCCTGGGGAAGGGTGCCTATTAGGCACCTCTGCTTTCCCTTCCAGATGCGTCCAGGACTAATTGGAAGACAAGGGAAGGGCCACAGGTGGATGCCATAGAGCCATAACTGCCAGCCTCTTTCCTCCCCACTCTGGAGGGCAGGCACAAGCTTCTGGGCTCTGCCATTTGCCCAGCCTCAGGAAGGCTACACAGAGCCAGTACCTCCCAAACTAGAACAACTAAGGAATGATGGCTCTTCTAACTGGAAAAACAGTGCCAAAACAAAGAAGCATTCTTCTACCTAGTCCTAAGGCCCCTGAATTGGTAGGGGAGCCTGGAGAATGGGGGTGAGAAAAGCAGTAGCCCACTCCAGCCTGGGCCAGAGCCGTCTCCTTGGCCTCATCCTCACTTTGGGGAGATACGTCTGGCACTGGAGTAAGACACCACAACCCTCAGCCTGGCATGGTTTTAGTCTGCCTAAAGGTCTCATGTCCCTCTGTGAGAGGTGAGCACCTACTTCTAAGACTCAGCTACTGCCACCCCAGCCAAATAAGGAGACCCAGGGCAGCTGATGAGTGGTTAAGATTCTAAGAGCTTCCAGGGGTCACACTGTTTGTGCATAGGCCAACAACAGAGTTGACTTTCTGTTCCAAGAGGTCAGTCCAGTGAGTTTAGAGGGCACTATGCTGACCTTTGGGCCACTTCAAGACTGCTACTAATATACATGATAACCCCAGCTTCCAGGAGTATAGGCCCCAACAGCCACATCTGCCTCAAATGAGACCTCCCAGCTGGCCAGATAACAGGCTGAGCTCCAGGTCTCTGATCCCTAGCTTTAGACTCTTGGGTCCCCAGGACCTGGACATGTATGCCCACTAGATTTTTTTATGTGCAGAAGAAAAGTTAACCAACAGGGGCAAGGTGAGTGGAGGGGACCTTTTGACAGACCAAGGCACCACAAAGAAAGAAGGCCCAGTTTTGAGCTTTTGTTTGTACCTATAAGCCCTAAGATCCCACCACTCCTCCGCTGTCAGATGGAGGTCAGCCTCTGGCCCAccttcctggctctgcccccaCTTTGATCAAAAGCTCCTAAAGGGGGGACAGTCCACAGTTAGATCATGATCCTCACGGCGGTTAGAGGGggttatgcacacacacacacacacacacacacaatttgctTCCCCACCTTTCTCTGTTCTGACTCCCAAAAACTAGGACACATGGTCTCTAGAGACTCAAaagagtaaaaaacacaaaaaagactAACAGAGTCAAGggagacacacacaaaaatacaacCGGAGTTACAGTCATAGGCAGGTTCAATCAAAGGCAGTCAGACGAGCAGAAAGAACTTTGAAATGTGGTATTTATGTTTGGCCATCCATCACCCCTTAAATTCCTTCTAGCTCCCTGCCATAAGGGATCACTGCAATATACTCACCTGCTGTTTTGAGAATAATGTGTCCCTAAATTAGGACTGCATACCAGCTAGGCAAACTcccacccctctctctctctgacatcCAGCCCTGGGAAGCAAGAAACCAAGATCAGGGGGCTTCAGAAGCAACGCCGCCAGGATTCCTTCTTTCTGGAACTTCCCAGGAATGAATATTCCCTACACACAGAAGACCCTCCAAGGCACCCCATAACTGACCCACAAAACAGTCGTCTCTCTAGAAAGTTCAGCTAACCATCAGGTTCCACATAACCTACAGCCAACTGGTTACCCCCTTTCGAGATCCAAAGCCCTATCTCTCCTCCAAGGCGGCCAGGGTAAAATACCACCAGTCTGTGAGCAATGGACCTCACCTTCATTCACGTCAGGAAACCACAAGAAGTATTTGAAAAAGGAAGCAAAGGGACGGGACGCAGGAGGGGACTTCCTGCCCCACTATACCCAGCGCTGCCGTTCAAACCACTCAAGGGGCCCTTTCCCGGAGATACTAACTGCCGAGAGTAGCACAACAGGGCAGAGGGACCAGAAGAGAGGAGATCACCAACTGAGAGGAGCCAGACTAGGGCAAGCAGGCCATCCCCCAACCGCATAACCCAACATAGAAGATGCTTCAGCAGAGGCCCTGAGAGAACTCAGAGATGCACAAGGACCACCCACCTCCTACCTCCGCCGGGCTTCGGGGACCATCTCCTCTCTCTGTCCACTGCTGCCTCACTTTCTCAGTTCCCATTCGTTCCCAAACCCTCCAGCCTCTCTGGAGTTTCGACCTCCTCCCGCAAAACCCGTCTTCCTGCCCCCCAGCCCTCCACCCGTGCCTCCCAGACGGCGGCGCCCGCTACCCCTGCCGCGTTCCGCCTCTTTCGCTGCggctcccgcccccgccccgcctctcGGCTCCCCACTCGAGAAGTGCTCTGCTCTGCTCCCGCTTGCCGGCGCGGCCCCTCACCCGGGTGGAGCCGATGTCCATCATCACCTCCTCGAAGGCCGCCGTCTCCTCGGCCTGACGCTGCTTCTGCAGCGCGATCTTCTCACTAAACTTGCGCGGATTGGAAGCTGAGGCCGTGGCCGAGCCGGGCCCGTTCGCCCCCGACGTCGCCATCTTCCTCCCCCGTCCCTCCCCGCCACCCTCCCAATACAAGCCACGGCCTCCGCCGCGGGCCCCGGCCCGGCTCTTCCAGCCgtagccgccgccgccgccgccgcctcagcGAGCACCGCGAACCCGGCCCCAGCCTAGCCCTGACCTGCTGCGCGCGGGGCCCGCCGGGAATTATAGTTTGTTTACGTGACTCCTTCGCAGCCCCAGTCACGCAATACGGGTGAGGAAACGGACACCATTTCCCAGCTGCCCTGTTGACTCCGGGAACTGGGGACTTTGCTCCTCCCTCTCGGCTCCTCCCTGCGCGGAGCAATCTGGGAAAAGTAGTTCTGCATTGGTCCCGAGCCTACAAACGCGAAGGGGCGAGGGattaaagagaggaaaggaaaagggaggaaagggaaggggtggagacagggaaggaagcaggaagagACAAGAGGAAAAATTTGGTCATCTCCAGGGAAGGGAACTAGAGGGAACTGAATGAAAACAGTGAGATCAGGGATATTCAAACAGCCCTAAACATCTGGGACTCAGGCCCTTTCAGACTTGCCATGTGCCCACCCCTTTCCCAAGACAAATGAATCAGATACCGTACAGATGTGTAGAAACTTGTTTTATTTGGGTAACATGTCCCAAAACAGGTCAGTTAGTAAAATAGATTCTAGAGAATATGGCCCTATGCACAGCCCTCCCGCCCCAAAAAATAACCCTGGGGGCgagccttccccttcccccttgggaTCCTCTGGTATAAAAAAAGTTTTGGCATCTCAGTGTTTATCATCTAGGCACGGGGCACCATGTCCATTTTCAGTATTCCTAGGGTGCAGCAGTAGTGGGGGACGGTAGCTCTGCcaacctgccccccaccccacctcagcaAACATTTCTGTCCTACACCACAATCTGGGACCAAAACAAAGAGCAAGCTGACCCTTCCACTGAGGTGCTGGGCAGGGCTCAGTGCCATCACTTGTGCTttgagaaagagggaggggatttatTTGGCACTTTAAAAATACAGGAGTGACCAGGACTGGAGAAGCCAGAGAAGGTACCAAAACTGGCAGGAAGATGCCATTTGGCACTAGTCCcctgggagaagggaagaggaagataGATATGAAAGTAGGAGCTCAGAAAAGTTGGAGGGGTCTACTCCAAGTGACAGAGGGCTGAAATGGGCTAGAACCAACAGGACTGCTGACTCTGGGCCTATGCCCTCTCTATACCTCTATCCCACAGCAGCTGGGtacccacctccagcctcccaaCTATCAGCTTGTCCCTATGTGTAGTGTCTGATCCCTGATACCAGCACTCAGTGTCTTCCCCAATACTAATGTCCCTTGATCATGTCTCTAGTGACTTGACCATCTTTTGTCCCTTGGGCCTGGGGGCCAGGCTCTTGTCTGCCCACTTCCCTCATTGGCCAAATAGTCCCAAAGGCTTCATCCTTACCTCCCAGAGAACTCTTTGGTCCTCAGtacctcccttccccactccttCCTATTCCCCACACactgggagagggggaggaaggtCAAGGGCACGTGATACCCAACCTCCCGTGCGTATCTTGGAGCCCCCTAGACTTGGATAAAGAGCAGGCCAGTGAGCAGGGCAAAGCCTGCTAGGAGCAGAATGACCTTGAGGATTCTCTGCTCAGAAGTGGCCAGCTCCTGGGGCAGGATTTCCAGGAAGGTGATATAGAGAAAGGTGCCAGCCGCCATGCCCTCCAGCACAGACTGGGCCAGCTGGTGCAGTGGCCCTGCTGACTCTGCCAGAGCTGCACCCAGTCCAATGCCCAGGGGTGTCATGCATGAGAAGAGGATCCCACAGCCAGCCACCACCTGTGCTCGCAGGTGGCTCTGCAGCAGCCGCAGGGATAAGCTGACTGCCAGGATACCCTTGTGGAGCAGCAAAGCCAGGCACAACTCCATTGCCCGAGCCCGGTCTCGCTGCAGCCCCACTGCCAGCCCCTCAAACACTGAATGCAGGGCCAGGGAGAAGACCAGTACACAGGCACGCAGGGCTGAGGGGGCTGCCGGGGCTCCACCTGCCTGTGGGACCTCTGGTCTGTCATGCCAGTGCTGCAGCCCACCATTCGCTGTTCCCAGCAAAGCCCTCATCTCCTCTCGAGGTGGTGGCCCCGACTGTTCCTTGTAAGCCAGCGTGATCTGCTCCATCACCAGGACCAGGAAGAAGCCCATGGCCAGGATGAACTCTTGTAGGGGGAACTGGAGCTGTGGGCAAAGGGGACAGCGTGGACTTCAGGAGACAGGCCAAGAATGGGAAGGAAGAGTCAGATGCAGAGTTTAGTGGAGTCCCAGTTACACAGACCTGGGGTCCCACACACAGAGCCACTCTCAGTTACACAAAAATATAGTCACTTGGTGCCACAGACACAGAATGACACACAACCGTACAGATTATGGTGTCACTCCCAGTGTTACATGTAGATCATGGTTTCTCAACTTTagtactgttaacattttggattGGACAATTCTTTGATgtagggggctgtcctgtgcactgtaggatgtttagcagcatccctagcCTATACCcaatagatgccagtagcaagccctccctccctgagttgggacaaccaaaaatgtctccagacattaccaaatgtttcctggggaggtggggggtgagggtggaAGGATGACAGGGGTGGGCAAAACCACCCCCAGCTGAAAGTCACTGAGGTAGATGGACACAAAGTGTCACATGTAGGCCACACATTGGCCGACTTTCCCAAATGTTCACACACAGAGCCACATACTGTCACAGGGACAGTCAGGCTTGCACACAGTCACACAGAGACACAAGTCACTCAGTCACAGACAAACAGTTACATTCAGTGTTACTTCCTCAGTTCCTCCAACTGTCTGTTTTTCCAATAAGACTGTCCTATGCCTTGGACTTGATCTTCCCCACACCCTACTTCCTTGGGTTATATAGCCTTTTGGTCAGCAACACCGGGTCCCTGGGAATTGCCTCCTACCTGTCCCAGGCCTGTAGGGACCTCTATCTCCAGCCCTTCAGGAAAGGGTGAAGGGTGAAGATGATTCTTGGAGGGCTATTAACTTCCTGGAGGCTGAAACTAGAGAAACCTACAGATAGGTCACACACCTGGTAATAGGGTTCCTCACACTGTCACAAAGGGTACGTAGGGGTCACATAGGGACTGAGGGGGTGAGAACCTACAGAAAGAGTTATGCTCTATGACTAAAAATCACAGCTCATGGGGTCACATGCCAAGAGCCTTCCATACAGTCGTGGAGTGACACACGGACAGAGCCATACAAACACCTCTCCTAGAAGCATGTGATTGAACACCCACATACACAGGGTCA encodes:
- the CRTC2 gene encoding CREB-regulated transcription coactivator 2 isoform X1, which codes for MATSGANGPGSATASASNPRKFSEKIALQKQRQAEETAAFEEVMMDIGSTRLQAQKLRLAYTRSSHYGGSLPNVNQIGCGLAEFQSPLHSPLDSSRSTRHHGLVERVQRDPRRMVSPLRRYPRHVDSSPYSPAYLSPPPESSWRRTMPWGNFPAEKGQLFRLPSALNRTSSDSALHTSVMNPSPQDTYPGPAPPSVLPSRRGGFLDGEMDSKVPAIEENLPDDKHLLKPWDAKKLSSSSSRPRSCEVPGINIFPSPDQPATVPVLPPAMNTGGSLPDLTNLHFPPPLPTPLDPEETVYPSLSGGNSTSNLTHTMTHLGISGGLGLGPGYDAPGLHSPLSHPSLQSSLSNPNLQASLSSPQPQLQGSHSHPSLPASSLARHALPTTSLGHPSLSAPALSSSSSSSSASSPVLGAPPYPASTPGASPRHRRVPLSPLSLPVGPADARRSQQQLPKQFSPTMSPTLSSITQGVALDTSKLPSDQRLPPYPYSPPSLVLPTQPPTPKPLQQPGLPSQACSVQPSGGQPPGRQLHYGTLYPPSPSGHGQQSYHRPMSDFSLGNLEQFSMENPSASLALDPPGFSEGPGFLGGEGPVSGPQDPHALNHQNLTHCSRHGSGPNIILTGDPSPGFSKEISAALAGVPGFEVSAAGLELGLGLEEELRMEPLGLEGLNMLSDPCALLPDPAVEDSFRSDRLQ
- the CRTC2 gene encoding CREB-regulated transcription coactivator 2 isoform X2 → MATSGANGPGSATASASNPRKFSEKIALQKQRQAEETAAFEEVMMDIGSTRLQAQKLRLAYTRSSHYGGSLPNVNQIGCGLAEFQSPLHSPLDSSRSTRHHGLVERVQRDPRRMVSPLRRYPRHVDSSPYSPAYLSPPPESSWRRTSSDSALHTSVMNPSPQDTYPGPAPPSVLPSRRGGFLDGEMDSKVPAIEENLPDDKHLLKPWDAKKLSSSSSRPRSCEVPGINIFPSPDQPATVPVLPPAMNTGGSLPDLTNLHFPPPLPTPLDPEETVYPSLSGGNSTSNLTHTMTHLGISGGLGLGPGYDAPGLHSPLSHPSLQSSLSNPNLQASLSSPQPQLQGSHSHPSLPASSLARHALPTTSLGHPSLSAPALSSSSSSSSASSPVLGAPPYPASTPGASPRHRRVPLSPLSLPVGPADARRSQQQLPKQFSPTMSPTLSSITQGVALDTSKLPSDQRLPPYPYSPPSLVLPTQPPTPKPLQQPGLPSQACSVQPSGGQPPGRQLHYGTLYPPSPSGHGQQSYHRPMSDFSLGNLEQFSMENPSASLALDPPGFSEGPGFLGGEGPVSGPQDPHALNHQNLTHCSRHGSGPNIILTGDPSPGFSKEISAALAGVPGFEVSAAGLELGLGLEEELRMEPLGLEGLNMLSDPCALLPDPAVEDSFRSDRLQ
- the CRTC2 gene encoding CREB-regulated transcription coactivator 2 isoform X3 yields the protein MGTEKVRQQWTERGDGPRSPAELQAQKLRLAYTRSSHYGGSLPNVNQIGCGLAEFQSPLHSPLDSSRSTRHHGLVERVQRDPRRMVSPLRRYPRHVDSSPYSPAYLSPPPESSWRRTMPWGNFPAEKGQLFRLPSALNRTSSDSALHTSVMNPSPQDTYPGPAPPSVLPSRRGGFLDGEMDSKVPAIEENLPDDKHLLKPWDAKKLSSSSSRPRSCEVPGINIFPSPDQPATVPVLPPAMNTGGSLPDLTNLHFPPPLPTPLDPEETVYPSLSGGNSTSNLTHTMTHLGISGGLGLGPGYDAPGLHSPLSHPSLQSSLSNPNLQASLSSPQPQLQGSHSHPSLPASSLARHALPTTSLGHPSLSAPALSSSSSSSSASSPVLGAPPYPASTPGASPRHRRVPLSPLSLPVGPADARRSQQQLPKQFSPTMSPTLSSITQGVALDTSKLPSDQRLPPYPYSPPSLVLPTQPPTPKPLQQPGLPSQACSVQPSGGQPPGRQLHYGTLYPPSPSGHGQQSYHRPMSDFSLGNLEQFSMENPSASLALDPPGFSEGPGFLGGEGPVSGPQDPHALNHQNLTHCSRHGSGPNIILTGDPSPGFSKEISAALAGVPGFEVSAAGLELGLGLEEELRMEPLGLEGLNMLSDPCALLPDPAVEDSFRSDRLQ
- the SLC39A1 gene encoding zinc transporter ZIP1, translating into MGPWGEPELLVWRPEAAASEPPVPVGLEVKLGALVLLLVLTLICSLVPICVLRRPGANPEASASRQKALSLVSCFAGGVFLATCLLDLLPDYLAAIDEALAALHVTLQFPLQEFILAMGFFLVLVMEQITLAYKEQSGPPPREEMRALLGTANGGLQHWHDRPEVPQAGGAPAAPSALRACVLVFSLALHSVFEGLAVGLQRDRARAMELCLALLLHKGILAVSLSLRLLQSHLRAQVVAGCGILFSCMTPLGIGLGAALAESAGPLHQLAQSVLEGMAAGTFLYITFLEILPQELATSEQRILKVILLLAGFALLTGLLFIQV